The genomic DNA CATTCTATCCGAAGTTTGGTTATAGTAGCAACAGCGTATAACTTATTCTACAAACCAGGCCCCCTTTCAAAATATTACCAGGGCTTGTGGGAACACAGTATTGCAACAGCGGTCTTATCAAAAATTATTGCTGGTAGAAATGGGAATTCGGATATTGAATCCGCTTACATATCAGGATTGCTCCATGATATCGGTAAATTGGTTCTTATCGAACGATTTCAAGATCAGTATCTTCAAATACTTAAATTGAAAGACCTTGACAGTTCCAAATTTCTACAAAATGAAGAAGCCATGTTTGGTTTTTCTCATACTTTAGTTGCAGCCGTTCTCCTTGAAAAATGGAACCTTCCGGAAAACATAGTAGAAGCTGTTGCGGCACATCATCATATCGTTTCCAGTGATTCTTTTTCAGGAATTGTCGGTTTGGCTAATATCCTTGTCACAATTTTAGGATTTAATATACTCTCCCCTTCTGAGGAAGAAAAATCTATGTTCCATGAGTTTGAGCTCACAGAAGACAAAGATTATTTTCGGAAATTGATAGGCGATCAACTCCGGCTCTTCAAAACCACTTTAATTTAGAACAAGCTCTTCCTTCCAATTCATTAGCCTACTTAATTCATCAAAAGCTGAACACACAGAGTTGTTTCTAAAACTTATTATTTCAACGTAATTCATTCTGTATTTTTTGGTAAATCAATATAAGTTTAATTCTTTGTTTTAATCTATTCACTGCATTCTCGGCGATCTCTGTGGTGAATATTTCAAATCATTCACTGTTAAACTGAAGGTTCAAAATAATAATATTCAAACTTGAATTTGCTATTGGTTTTCAGGTATTTTTGAGCTATCTTACTAATAATTACCCGAAACTTCTTTTCAAAATAAACAGCCAAGGAGGGCTAAAAATGAAAAAACTTACCCATATCCTGCTCATTTTTATTTTATTTTTAATGAGTTTACCCTACTGTGCGATCGCGCAAGAAAAGCGGGTTGCTGTTTTTGATTTCGAAGATAAAACCGAGCGCAGTTACCGTTGGTGGCATGGCAAGGGTGTTGGTTATGGGATGTCAGACATGCTGGTGACCGCCCTGGTTAAATCCGGGAAATTTAAGGTATACGAACGTAATGCTTTGGACAAAATCATGCAAGAACAAAAACTGGGGCAATCAGGTGCAATTACACAACAGACTGCAGCTAAAGTAGGTAAATTACTTGGTGTTCAATATGCTATTATTGGCAGTGTAAGCGAGTTTGGCTATTCCAAAGAAAGTTTAGGCGGCCGCGTTAAAGGTATCGGGATTGGTATAAAAAAACAAGAGGCGACAGTTGCCATAGATATTCGAATTGTAAATGTAGAAACCGGTGAAATTATTTTTTCTGACAATGTCCGAAAAGACAAAAGCAAAAAAGGTCTATCCCTGAGTACACCCAAGCTAAATTTTCGTAATCGCAGCCAATTTGACGATTCATTGGTGGGAAAAGCAACCCGTGAAGCCATCAATGATGTTGTTGATATTATGGACAAGAATATCAAGGTTGGTGAATTAATTGCCAAAGTTATTAAAATGGACGGAGATACGAGGGTAATCATCAATAAAGGCTCTCTTGCGGGTGTAAAAGTGAATGATGTTCTTTTTGTTTACCGAAAAGGTGAAGAGCTCATCGA from candidate division KSB1 bacterium includes the following:
- a CDS encoding HDOD domain-containing protein gives rise to the protein MTQVVQNTPDTKQADLILLDILNKTDGFSEPPIILKKIIELSNNPTSSASRVADVICGSPSIATRVLRLANSAHYGFPRRINSVQDAVALLGMHSIRSLVIVATAYNLFYKPGPLSKYYQGLWEHSIATAVLSKIIAGRNGNSDIESAYISGLLHDIGKLVLIERFQDQYLQILKLKDLDSSKFLQNEEAMFGFSHTLVAAVLLEKWNLPENIVEAVAAHHHIVSSDSFSGIVGLANILVTILGFNILSPSEEEKSMFHEFELTEDKDYFRKLIGDQLRLFKTTLI